In Cervus canadensis isolate Bull #8, Minnesota chromosome 6, ASM1932006v1, whole genome shotgun sequence, one DNA window encodes the following:
- the NOP10 gene encoding H/ACA ribonucleoprotein complex subunit 3 encodes MFLQYYLNEQGERVYTLKKLDPTGQQTCSAHPARFSPDDKYSRHRITIKKRFKVLMTQQPRPVL; translated from the exons ATGTTTCTCCAGTATTACCTCAACGAGCAAGGAGAGCGGGTCTACACGCTGAAG AAGCTTGATCCTACGGGACAACAGACGTGCTCGGCCCACCCTGCTCGATTCTCCCCAGACGACAAATACTCTCGACACCGAATCACCATTAAGAAACGCTTCAAGGTGCTCATGACCCAGCAGCCGCGCCCCGTCCTCTGA